The following coding sequences are from one Musa acuminata AAA Group cultivar baxijiao chromosome BXJ1-6, Cavendish_Baxijiao_AAA, whole genome shotgun sequence window:
- the LOC135677430 gene encoding beta-fructofuranosidase, insoluble isoenzyme 3-like has protein sequence MEASHVVYEDLQSISPTLVNDELKPVYHFRPPRHWINDPNGPLYYKGIYHLFYQYNPYGSVWGNIVWAHSVSADMINWKALDPAIYPSQPFDIYGCWSGSATILPGDKPVIVYTGIDPQKRQIQNIAFPSNLSDPYLREWTKPDHNPVIDPSDSAVNASAFRDPTTAWYTPHDQHWSLVIGTRRGSRGVAVLYKSKDFVKWTKARHPLHSAKGTGMWECPDVYPVALEGNQGLDTGEVGAGVKHVFKVSLDETRFDYYTLGTYYPKADKYIPDANSTDNRNGLRYDYGNFYASKSFYDPAKKRRILWGWANESDSANADKDKGWAGVQAIPRAVWLDSNGRQLVQWPIEELETLRHKHGSVKNRNIPSGTSFEVKNILTAQADVEVTFEVGSLENAEAFDPLYATDAQALCAKMTAKTKGGVGPFGLLVLASADQEEATAVFFRIFKAQDKHVVLMCHDPTRSSKREMIYKPTFAGFVDVDIEKTNKISLRSLIDHSVVESFGEGGKTCITSRVYPSIAIGEQAHMFVFNNGAEDVKVSELTAWEMKAPEMNDDIIF, from the exons ATGGAGGCATCTCATGTGGTGTATGAAGACCTGCAATCCATATCACCTACCTTGGTCAACGATGAACTGAAGCCCGTATACCATTTCCGTCCCCCTAGACATTGGATCAACG ATCCAAATG GGCCTCTGTACTACAAGGGCATCTACCACCTGTTCTACCAGTACAACCCCTACGGCTCGGTGTGGGGCAACATCGTGTGGGCCCACTCGGTCTCGGCCGACATGATCAACTGGAAGGCGCTCGACCCTGCGATCTACCCGTCCCAGCCATTCGACATCTACGGGTGCTGGTCCGGCTCCGCAACCATCCTCCCCGGCGACAAGCCCGTGATAGTGTACACAGGCATCGACCCTCAGAAACGACAGATCCAAAACATCGCCTTCCCCAGCAACTTATCCGATCCCTACCTGCGCGAATGGACTAAGCCGGACCACAACCCCGTGATCGACCCGTCGGATTCCGCCGTCAACGCGAGCGCGTTCCGTGATCCGACCACGGCGTGGTATACGCCCCACGACCAGCACTGGTCTCTGGTGATAGGCACCAGGAGAGGGAGCAGGGGCGTGGCCGTCTTGTACAAGAGCAAGGATTTCGTCAAGTGGACCAAGGCGCGCCACCCGCTGCACTCGGCCAAGGGCACCGGGATGTGGGAGTGCCCGGACGTGTACCCGGTGGCCTTGGAGGGGAACCAAGGGTTGGACACCGGCGAAGTGGGTGCTGGGGTCAAGCACGTCTTTAAGGTTAGCCTGGACGAGACGCGATTCGACTACTACACGTTGGGCACGTACTACCCTAAGGCGGATAAGTACATACCGGATGCTAACTCTACGGATAATCGTAATGGGCTGAGGTATGACTATGGCAACTTTTATGCGTCCAAGTCGTTCTACGATCCTGCGAAGAAACGGAGGATTTTGTGGGGGTGGGCCAATGAATCGGACAGTGCTAATGCCGACAAGGACAAGGGTTGGGCGGGAGTTCAG GCGATTCCAAGAGCTGTGTGGCTCGATAGCAACGGTAGGCAACTCGTTCAATGGCCGATCGAGGAGTTGGAAACGCTCAGACACAAGCACGGGTCCGTCAAGAACAGAAACATCCCGAGTGGTACTTCTTTTGAAGTCAAGAACATACTGACAGCGCAG GCTGATGTGGAGGTAACATTCGAGGTTGGAAGCCTAGAAAATGCCGAGGCATTCGATCCACTTTATGCCACTGATGCTCAAGCACTGTGTGCCAAAATGACGGCAAAAACAAAGGGTGGGGTTGGCCCATTTGGACTCCTGGTTTTGGCTTCAGCCGACCAAGAAGAGGCTACTGCTGTCTTCTTCAGGATCTTCAAAGCTCAAGACAAGCACGTGGTCCTCATGTGCCATGATCCTACTAG GTCATCTAAGAGGGAAATGATATACAAACCTACTTTTGCCGGCTTTGTCGATGTCGATATCGAAAAGACAAACAAGATATCTCTTAGAAGCTTG ATTGATCACTCGGTGGTGGAGAGCTTTGGGGAAGGAGGCAAGACTTGCATCACGTCAAGAGTTTATCCCAGCATAGCGATCGGAGAACAAGCTCATATGTTCGTGTTCAACAATGGTGCAGAAGACGTGAAGGTTTCAGAACTAACTGCATGGGAGATGAAAGCACCAGAAATGAATGACGACATTATCTTTTGA